The candidate division WOR-3 bacterium genome has a segment encoding these proteins:
- a CDS encoding glycosyltransferase family 2 protein: MENKNLISIVIPIYNEEENLEELFNKLKESLLKNKIENFEIILIDDGSKDNSWEIIKKFKEKDERVRGIRFSRNFGQTLAIYAGFQEAKGNTIITMDADLQNDPEDIKKLIEEMERGYDVVSGWRKERKDPFFTKVLPSRIANFMISFITGVKLKDYGCTLKAYKSEIVKNLRLYGEMHRFLPALCAFEGAKIKEIPVKHNKRLKGKSKYGLKRVFKVLLDLLTVKFMGSYLLKPIYFFGSIGIIFLFLSFIFTVWTIYDKLFLKVWVHRNPKILIAFMFFPVGIQFILMGLLMEILIRNYFESQGKTPYIIKEKI, translated from the coding sequence ATGGAAAATAAAAATTTAATTTCAATTGTTATACCTATATATAATGAGGAAGAAAATTTAGAGGAGCTTTTTAATAAATTAAAAGAATCCCTTCTGAAAAATAAAATAGAAAATTTTGAGATAATACTAATTGATGATGGCAGTAAGGATAATTCATGGGAAATAATAAAGAAATTTAAGGAAAAAGATGAAAGAGTAAGGGGAATAAGATTTTCAAGAAATTTTGGTCAGACACTTGCCATTTATGCAGGATTTCAGGAAGCAAAGGGTAATACTATTATTACTATGGATGCAGATCTTCAAAATGACCCTGAGGATATTAAGAAACTTATCGAAGAAATGGAAAGAGGGTATGATGTGGTAAGTGGCTGGAGAAAGGAGAGAAAAGATCCTTTTTTTACAAAGGTTTTACCTTCAAGGATTGCGAATTTTATGATTTCTTTTATTACAGGTGTAAAACTGAAAGATTACGGTTGCACATTAAAGGCATATAAAAGTGAAATTGTGAAAAATTTAAGGCTATATGGAGAAATGCATCGCTTTTTACCCGCATTATGTGCTTTTGAAGGAGCAAAAATAAAGGAAATTCCTGTAAAGCATAATAAGAGATTAAAGGGGAAAAGTAAATACGGACTAAAAAGGGTTTTTAAAGTATTGCTTGACCTTTTAACTGTAAAGTTTATGGGTAGTTATTTACTTAAACCGATTTACTTTTTTGGTTCAATAGGTATAATTTTTCTTTTTCTAAGTTTTATATTTACAGTCTGGACAATTTATGATAAATTATTTTTGAAAGTGTGGGTTCACAGAAACCCTAAAATTTTAATTGCCTTTATGTTTTTCCCTGTTGGAATCCAATTTATTTTAATGGGTCTTTTAATGGAAATATTGATAAGAAATTATTTTGAA
- a CDS encoding NAD-dependent epimerase/dehydratase family protein yields MKILITGVAGFIGKNLAFKCLQKNYEIVGIDNFDPYYDINLKKKNLEELRDFKNFKFFNIDILDKENLKKVILNEEPEIIIHLAARPGVRASIKDPFTYFEINIKGSLNILETIKDNKIRLIFASSSSVYGNKKGKFSEKDTKITPVSPYGFSKRVGELLCETYNKLYGIKTIVLRFFTVYGPSQRPDMAIHLFTKKILKNEEIEIFGEGKTKRDYTYIDDITDGIINAIELKDYDFEIINLGNSKPVSIFKVIKILEKLLGKKAKIKLAPLPKGDVIKTYADIEKAKNILKYNPVTPLEKGIENFLKWHEVNCPCI; encoded by the coding sequence TATAGGTAAAAATCTTGCCTTTAAATGTCTTCAAAAAAATTATGAGATAGTGGGTATAGATAATTTTGACCCATATTACGATATAAATTTAAAAAAGAAAAATCTTGAAGAACTTAGAGATTTCAAAAATTTTAAATTTTTTAATATTGACATACTTGATAAAGAAAATTTAAAAAAAGTAATTTTAAATGAGGAACCAGAAATTATTATTCATCTTGCAGCAAGACCCGGTGTTAGGGCTTCCATAAAAGACCCATTTACATATTTTGAAATAAATATTAAAGGCTCTCTTAATATACTTGAAACTATAAAGGATAATAAAATTAGATTGATTTTTGCTTCCTCCTCTTCTGTTTACGGAAATAAAAAGGGTAAGTTTTCTGAAAAGGACACCAAAATTACTCCCGTTTCTCCATATGGCTTTTCAAAAAGAGTAGGAGAATTGCTTTGCGAGACCTACAATAAACTTTACGGTATAAAAACTATTGTTCTCAGATTTTTTACAGTATACGGTCCTTCCCAGAGACCAGATATGGCTATTCATCTTTTTACTAAAAAGATTTTAAAAAATGAAGAAATAGAAATCTTTGGTGAGGGGAAAACAAAAAGAGATTATACCTATATTGATGATATTACAGATGGTATAATTAATGCTATAGAATTAAAAGATTACGATTTTGAAATTATAAATCTTGGAAATTCAAAACCTGTCTCTATATTTAAGGTCATAAAAATTCTTGAAAAACTATTAGGTAAAAAGGCTAAAATTAAATTAGCTCCTTTACCAAAAGGAGATGTGATAAAAACTTATGCTGATATAGAAAAAGCAAAAAATATTTTAAAATATAATCCAGTTACTCCACTTGAAAAAGGAATTGAAAATTTTTTAAAATGGCATGAAGTTAATTGTCCCTGTATTTAA